A single region of the Triticum dicoccoides isolate Atlit2015 ecotype Zavitan chromosome 2B, WEW_v2.0, whole genome shotgun sequence genome encodes:
- the LOC119363026 gene encoding nuclear transcription factor Y subunit B-10-like yields MPDSDNDSGGPSNADFSSPKEQDRFLPIANVSRIMKKALPANAKISKDAKETVQECVSEFISFITGEASDKCQREKRKTINGDDLLWAMTTLGFEDYMEPLKLYLHKFRELEGEKAVSAGGVGALPSPGGSGSQQRESTPRNNGGGGEAGGYGGMYGGAGAGGGGGGMFMMMGQPMYGSPPAAGYQHPQHHHQMMTGGQGGYGYGDAGAGGGSSSSSGFGRQDRA; encoded by the coding sequence ATGCCGGACTCCGACAACGACTCCGGCGGGCCGAGCAACGCGGACTTCTCGTCGCCCAAGGAGCAGGACAGGTTCCTGCCGATCGCCAACGTGAGCCGGATCATGAAGAAGGCGCTGCCGGCCAACGCCAAGATCTCCAAGGACGCCAAGGAGACGGTGCAGGAGTGCGTGTCCGAGTTCATCTCCTTCATCACCGGCGAGGCCTCCGACAAGTGCCAGCGCGAGAAGCGCAAGACCATCAACGGCGACGACCTGCTCTGGGCCATGACCACGCTCGGCTTCGAGGACTACATGGAGCCGCTCAAGCTCTACCTCCACAAGTTCCGCGAGCTCGAGGGCGAGAAGGCCGTCAGCGCCGGCGGCGTTGGCGCGTTACCCTCCCCCGGCGGCTCAGGCTCGCAGCAGAGGGAGTCGACGCCAAGGAACAATGGCGGAGGCGGTGAGGCCGGCGGCTACGGCGGCATGTACGGTGGCGCCGgggcaggaggaggcggcggcggcatgtTCATGATGATGGGGCAGCCCATGTACGGGTCCCCGCCGGCGGCAGGGTACCAACATCCGCAGCATCACCACCAGATGATGACGGGCGGGCAAGGCGGGTACGGCTACGGcgacgccggcgccggcggcgggtcTTCGTCGTCCTCAGGGTTCGGCAGGCAAGACAGGGCATGA